A stretch of Telopea speciosissima isolate NSW1024214 ecotype Mountain lineage chromosome 11, Tspe_v1, whole genome shotgun sequence DNA encodes these proteins:
- the LOC122644688 gene encoding early nodulin-like protein 3 — MAFSRALFSSLVLVFLLFSFSDARDHLVGGKSDGWKIPNSDSESLNQWAEASRFQIGDSLVWNLDPKKDSVLQVIKEDYVTCNTTSPIAEYKEENTKVKLDRSGPYYFISGAKGHCEKGQKMIVVVMSARRGYMGISPAPSPMQNEGPAIAPTSSASGLKAGMMMMVILGSLFGMVLF; from the exons ATGGCCTTCTCAAGAGCTCTGTTTTCATCTTTGGTGCTcgtttttcttctcttcagcTTCTCAGATGCTAGAGACCACCTGGTTGGAGGCAAGAGCGATGGATGGAAGATCCCAAACTCTGATTCTGAGTCTCTGAACCAATGGGCCGAAGCATCTCGTTTCCAAATCGGCGATTCGCTTG TTTGGAACTTAGATCCTAAGAAGGATTCTGTGCTGCAAGTGATTAAGGAAGACTATGTGACCTGCAATACAACAAGCCCAATTGCTGAGTACAAGGAAGAGAACACAAAGGTGAAGCTTGATCGATCTGGGCCTTACTATTTCATTAGCGGAGCAAAGGGACACTGTGAGAAGGGCCAGAAGATGATAGTGGTTGTGATGTCTGCTAGACGTGGCTACATGGGTATCTCTCCTGCTCCATCTCCAATGCAAAATGAAGGCCCTGCTATTGCTCCAACGAGCAGTGCTTCTGGTTTGAAGGCTGgtatgatgatgatggtgatactGGGAAGTTTGTTTGGGATGGTTTTGTTCTGA